The sequence CGAACTACCGCTGTTGATAACCAATATATTTCGAGACGACATTGAAGATCCTTTTGATATAAATAGAAAGTCGGATGCGGTCTAAATGCGTTGCACAGTGACCGTATCATTTAGAAGTTACCCTAATCTTCATGTGCTAGATGGAGTCAGGTCAAGTTAGCATTGGTCTATTTAATCTAAAGTCGCATTACGTCACAGGTGCAGGTAAACTTTCGCACTCATTCAATTTTATTAAGGTTTTTATTTTATGCTGATCGCCAATCAACACGTTGTCGCCATTGACTACACGCTCAGTAACAACGCTGGTGAAGTGATTGACAGCTCTGAAGGCGCAGAGCCGTTGGTCTATTTGCATGGTGCAGGCAATATTATTGCTGGTTTAGAGAACGCATTAACGGGTAAAGCAGTTGGCGACGAGTTAGACGTCAGTATCGAGCCCGAGGATGCGTACGGTGAGTACAGCGCAGAGCTGATCACTAATATCGGTCGTGAAATGTTTGAAGGCGTTGATGCGCTAGAAGTAGGTATGCAGTTTCATGCCTCTGCTCCCGATGGTGGTATGCAGATTGTTACCATCCGTGAAATCGAAGGTGAGCAAGTCACTATTGATGGCAACCACCCATTGGCCGGTCAGCAGCTTAACTTTAAAGTTAAGGTCGTTGATGTTCGCGCTGCAAGCGAAGAAGAAGTTGCGCATGGCCATGTACACGGTGAGGGCGGTCATCAGCATTGATTGCTAAACTGAGTGCGTAACTATCAACAAAGGCACTTTAAAGTGCCTTTGTTGTTTATAACCACTGTATAGAAGATAGGCGGTTCTGAGTGGCAGTTTCTTTTCTCTATTGGGTGTCTGCTCTGACAATGCTATATTGCGCTGCTTGTTGTGTGCGCGATGATCAATAGATGTTTGATGTTCCAACAAATTAATCTTATTTAGCGGGAGTTTACATGTCGGCTGACGATACTTTCGCCGTAGAACTTAAAGGCCTGACGTTTCGGCGTGGCTCACGGAAGATTTTCGATAAGGTCGATATCCATTTTCCGCGAGGCAAAGTTACTGGCGTGATGGGCCCGTCTGGTTGCGGTAAAACGACCTTGTTACGCCTGATGGCAGCCCAGCTTAAACCTGAGCAAGGTGAAGTCTGGGTGAATGGCCAAAACTTACCAAGTCTATCGCGCGCTGCGTTGTTCGACATGCGCAAGCAGTTTGGCGTTTTGTTCCAAAGTGGTGCGTTATTTACCGATCTAAATGTGTTTGAGAATGTCGCCTTTCCATTACGCGTGCACACAAAACTGCCCGATGAAATGATTCGTGACATTGTTTTAATGAAGCTGCAAGCTGTGGGCTTGCGCGGGGCGATTGATTTAATGCCTGATGAGCTGTCAGGTGGTATGAAGCGCCGCGTGGCCTTGGCCCGAGCGATTGCTTTGGATCCGGATATTTTATTGTATGACGAGCCGTTTGTTGGCCAAGACCCGATTGCTAAAGGCGTACTCGTGCGATTGATTCGTTTGCTTAACGATGCCTTGGGTATCACCAGCGTGGTGGTCTCGCATGACTTGGCAGAAACGGCGAGTATTTCTGATTATTTGTATGTCATAGGGGATGGGCAGGTCTTGGGTCAGGGGCAGCCTGATGATTTGATGAATTCAGATAATCCGCGCATTCGTCAGTTTATGCAGGGTATTCCTGATGGTCCGGTGCCGTTCCACGTTGAAGCGCCTGACTATCGTGACGACTTATTAGGGGGTCGCTAAATGGCGCGTCAGTCGTTATTGGATCGTATTGCATTATTCGGCCGCTCTGGCTTGGATGTTGTGCAGGCAATGGGGCGATCACTGATTTTTTTATGGCATGTGTTAATCGGTCGTGGCGGTGCGGGCACAGGTCTACACTTGCTGGTAAAACAATTGTATTCAGTGGGCGTCTTGTCCTTAGCGATTATTATTGTCTCAGGCCTGTTTATTGGCATGGTGTTGGCGCTACAGGGCTATAGTATTTTGGTCGACTTTGGCTCTGAGCAAGCGGTGGGGCAGATGGTTGCTTTGACCTTGCTGCGCGAGTTAGGGCCAGTGGTTACCGCGCTGCTGTTTGCTGGGCGTGCCGGGTCAGCTTTAACTGCTGAGATTGGCAATATGAAATCCACTGAACAACTGTCGAGTCTTGAGATGATTGGTGTTGATCCGCTCAAGTACATTATTGCACCACGCCTTTGGGCTGGCTTTATCTCAATGCCTTTATTGGCAGCGATTTTCTCTGTGGTCGGCATTTGGGGCGGTGCGATGGTTGCCGTGGATTGGCTGGGCGTGTATGACGGCTCATATTGGGGCAATATGATCAACAGTGTCGACTTTTACGATGATGTGCTCAATGGTGTAATTAAAAGTGTGGTGTTTGCCTTTGTGGTGACTTGGATAGCAGTGTTCCAAGGCTATGATTGCGAGCCAACCTCTGAAGGTATCAGTCGTGCCACGACGCGCACAGTGGTGTATGCCTCGTTAGCGGTTCTGGGTTTGGACTTTATTTTGACTGCTTTAATGTTTGGAGATTTCTGATGCGAATCCGTGCCGTAGAGATTAGTGTAGGCGTGTTTTTATTGGTGGGTATTCTCGCGTTATTGTTATTGGCGCTTAGGGTCAGTGGTTTAACCATGGCCAGCAGTACCGACACCTATAAGTTAACTGCGCATTTTGACAATATTGCCGGCTTGACCACGCGTGCTAAAGTGACAATGGCTGGGGTGACTGTGGGTAAAGTGGTGAGTATAGATTTTGATACCGAAACCTATACGGGTAAGGTCGTAATGGAAGTGCAGCGCCGAGTAGATAACTTACCGACGGATACTACTGCATCCATTTTAACTGCGGGTTTGTTAGGTGAGAAATACATTAGCTTTAGCGTCGGTGGCGAAGAGGATGTGTTAGTCGACGGCGATATAATTTATGACACACAATCCTCTTTGGTACTTGAAGAGTTGATTGGTAAGTTTCTAATGAACACAGTTAATCAGGAATAATTGTTATGTTGGCAAAGTTACGTTATGGGTTTTTATGTGCTCTGTTGGCATTTAGCGGGCTGAGCGCCGCAGCAACGGATGCGCGTACCGTGGTGGAGCAAACGACTCAAGAGCTGCTTGGCGATCTAGCTGCTAATAAAGAGCTGTACCGCGCTGACCCGACAGCTTTTTATAATGCGATGGATAACATCTTAGGTGACGTGGTTGATGCTGATGGCATTTCTC comes from Pseudomonas sp. C27(2019) and encodes:
- the mlaD gene encoding outer membrane lipid asymmetry maintenance protein MlaD; translated protein: MRIRAVEISVGVFLLVGILALLLLALRVSGLTMASSTDTYKLTAHFDNIAGLTTRAKVTMAGVTVGKVVSIDFDTETYTGKVVMEVQRRVDNLPTDTTASILTAGLLGEKYISFSVGGEEDVLVDGDIIYDTQSSLVLEELIGKFLMNTVNQE
- the mlaE gene encoding lipid asymmetry maintenance ABC transporter permease subunit MlaE yields the protein MARQSLLDRIALFGRSGLDVVQAMGRSLIFLWHVLIGRGGAGTGLHLLVKQLYSVGVLSLAIIIVSGLFIGMVLALQGYSILVDFGSEQAVGQMVALTLLRELGPVVTALLFAGRAGSALTAEIGNMKSTEQLSSLEMIGVDPLKYIIAPRLWAGFISMPLLAAIFSVVGIWGGAMVAVDWLGVYDGSYWGNMINSVDFYDDVLNGVIKSVVFAFVVTWIAVFQGYDCEPTSEGISRATTRTVVYASLAVLGLDFILTALMFGDF
- a CDS encoding peptidylprolyl isomerase; its protein translation is MLIANQHVVAIDYTLSNNAGEVIDSSEGAEPLVYLHGAGNIIAGLENALTGKAVGDELDVSIEPEDAYGEYSAELITNIGREMFEGVDALEVGMQFHASAPDGGMQIVTIREIEGEQVTIDGNHPLAGQQLNFKVKVVDVRAASEEEVAHGHVHGEGGHQH
- a CDS encoding ABC transporter ATP-binding protein — its product is MSADDTFAVELKGLTFRRGSRKIFDKVDIHFPRGKVTGVMGPSGCGKTTLLRLMAAQLKPEQGEVWVNGQNLPSLSRAALFDMRKQFGVLFQSGALFTDLNVFENVAFPLRVHTKLPDEMIRDIVLMKLQAVGLRGAIDLMPDELSGGMKRRVALARAIALDPDILLYDEPFVGQDPIAKGVLVRLIRLLNDALGITSVVVSHDLAETASISDYLYVIGDGQVLGQGQPDDLMNSDNPRIRQFMQGIPDGPVPFHVEAPDYRDDLLGGR